Proteins encoded in a region of the Moritella marina ATCC 15381 genome:
- a CDS encoding ATP-binding cassette domain-containing protein, with amino-acid sequence MPEEIINSPSTTRIQPLLRVEKLGKTYINPTGFFKRQEVVAVNDISFSLNRGETLAIIGETGSGKSTLARLLAGVIPPTTGHIYIDGCKLDVGNSDLRCRSIRMVFQDPETSLNPRTSVGQILDAPLQLNTDMSVAKRTEKITDTLRLVGLLPEYATFYPPMLSSGQKQRIALARALILNPKIIIADDTLSTLDISLRSQMINLMLELQRTIGISYIIVTHNMGLVKHISDKMIVMHQGECIEQGNSEQLFSNPTAALCGQILSNQYNMKKTNCK; translated from the coding sequence ATGCCAGAAGAAATAATCAACAGCCCATCTACAACACGTATTCAGCCTTTATTACGGGTGGAAAAATTAGGCAAAACCTACATCAACCCGACCGGTTTTTTTAAGCGTCAGGAAGTCGTTGCTGTTAATGACATTTCATTTAGTTTAAATCGAGGCGAAACACTGGCGATTATTGGTGAAACTGGATCGGGAAAATCAACCCTTGCACGGTTACTAGCGGGAGTTATACCGCCGACAACAGGTCATATCTATATTGATGGTTGCAAGCTGGATGTGGGTAATTCAGATTTACGCTGTCGGTCAATTCGTATGGTATTTCAAGACCCTGAAACATCACTTAACCCGCGTACGAGTGTGGGACAAATCTTAGACGCACCACTGCAATTAAACACTGATATGTCTGTGGCTAAACGTACTGAGAAAATAACCGATACATTACGACTAGTAGGCTTGCTACCTGAGTATGCAACCTTCTATCCGCCTATGCTATCAAGTGGACAAAAACAACGCATAGCGTTAGCGAGGGCGCTTATTTTAAACCCTAAAATTATCATTGCTGATGATACCTTATCGACTCTGGATATTTCATTGCGCTCACAGATGATTAATCTGATGTTAGAACTGCAAAGAACAATTGGCATCTCTTATATCATCGTTACTCATAACATGGGCTTGGTGAAGCATATCAGTGATAAAATGATTGTTATGCATCAAGGCGAATGCATCGAACAGGGAAATAGTGAACAGCTTTTTTCTAATCCTACAGCGGCATTGTGCGGACAAATATTGTCGAATCAATATAATATGAAGAAGACTAATTGTAAGTAA